The genomic window AATCCACCAGGCACTAGTGTTCTAGAAAATTATGGTTTAATGGCTTTTATGCAAAATGCTTGTAAATTTCTACTTAACGAACCCTTGTTATTAAACTCTGTAGCTACTTGGTGGTGTGGACAAACCAAAGAATTGAACTTTGTTTTAACCAATTTACCTAAATTAATCATCAAGAAAACCAATAGAAAACAAGGGTTTAGATCCATTTACGGGCGTTTGTTAAACCAAGATGAATTAGAAAATTTAAAAAATCTGATTCTAAACAATCCAAAAGATTATGTTGCTCAAGAAGAAGTGAGTTTATCAACCACGCCAGCTTTTATTAACGGAACGATAGAGCCACGATATGCTGCCATTCGTGCCTTTTTAGTAGCAACAGCCGATGGATATAAAGTAATGCAAGGTGGTTTGACTCGTAGCTCTGCGGTTAAAGACAAGTTTGAAATTTCGAATCAATTGGGAGGAATTTCAAAAGACACTTGGATAATAACCGATGCGCCATCTGAATATGTGGAACGATCGGTTGAACGAAAAAACAGCAACAATCAACTCAATAATTCGCTAACAAGTCGCAATGCCGAAAACTTATTTTGGCTAGGACGTTTGTGCGAAAGAACAATGGCATTGCGCAGTTTCCTTAAAATAATTTTGAGCAGCCTTAACGAAAACGTAACCAAACACCACAATAAACAACCTGAATTTTTAGTCGTTTTACTAAAATCATTAACTCATCTCACACAAACCTATCCGGGATTTGTGGGAAAAGAAGCCAAAGATGGAGAAGAATTTGATAACGAAGCCATTTTTGAAAATCCACTTGCTGAATTATTACTTTTGATCAATGATCCAACAAAAGTAGGTTCAGTGGTTTATAACATTCAATCCTTACTTCGAACTATTAATCAGGTAAGTGAAAAATGGAATCACGATACACGCCGAATTATCAATTTATTGGAAGACAGCCTTTTTGTTCTCAAAAAAACAGATACCGCCAATATTAATTATGTAAACCACGCTCTGGATAAATTGCACATTCGTCTTTTTTCTTTTTATGGAAATATCAACGAAACTTTACCTCGAGATAATGGGTTTTATTTATTGGAAACAGGAAAAAACATCGAGCGAATTTTATCTTTAATTTCGGTTTTCCGTTCTACTTTCAATTTCAAAAAAATTGAGGAAGAAGAAGCATTATTAATGGAAGCTATTTTAGAAAACCACCATTTATTAGCACAATATAGAAATATTTACAAATCGCATTTGAGTTTGAAAGCCGTAATCAATATGGTCTTTTTAGAAACAAATTTACCTTATACGCTTGCTTATTTATTAGACACTTTAGTAGATTATTTATCAAAATTACCCAAAACCAATGAGCCAAATAGATTGAGTATTGCCGAAAAATCAGCTCTTGAAGCCAGCACTATTGTTAAATTAATCGATGCTGAAACTTTAGTACAAATTGATGAAGACACCCAATTTCGTCCTCAATTAGACGAAACCCTTTCTAAAGTTTTTGAACTGATTTGTAATGTATCTACCAATTTGGCCAGTTTGTATTTTAATCATTCTGTAATGCAACATTCCGTTTTAGACACCCTTGAAAATAGAGATACAGATGAAATATAAGTTAAAACATAAGACTCTTTATACCTACGTAAATGAGGTGCACAATTACCAAAGTATTTTGTGTTTGCAACCACAAAATTCTGCCAAACAAATATGCACCAATTTCAAATTAGAGATTGAACCTAAACCTTCTAAAATATACTCTCGCACGGATTTTTTTGGAAACATTCAGCATTATTTTTCGCTTCATGAATCGCATAAATCATTAAAAGTAATTGTTTCTAGTGAAGTTGAAGTCTTGAACAATGTAGTTCTACCTTTAAATCCAATTACTTGCGAAGAAGCCCGAGAAAAATTCAAAACCGATCTTGCGCTTAAAATTGAGGTTTTGCAATACCTATTACCAAGTCAATTCATTACTTGGGATGAAGATATTGAAGCTTTTGCAAAAACTTGCCTGCTCCCTGAAGCCTCTCTTTTTGAAGCCATTTTGGATTTAATTAAAAAAATATATACCGAATTTCAATTCAAGTCAGGTTCTACTAATGTCAATACGCCACTAAAAACAGTGCTTAAGGAACGAAAAGGTGTTTGTCAGGATTTCTCGCATTTGGCGATTGCCAGTTTGCGTAGCGTTGGAATTCCAGCCAAATACGTTAGCGGTTATATTGAAACTTTACCTCCCAAAGGAAAACCAAAACTAGAAGGTTCTGATGCTTCACACGCTTGGATTTCAGTTTATATTCCAGAAATGGGCTGGTGCGAATTTGATCCGACTAACAATATGATTCCGCAACAGCGCCATATTGTAACAGCTTACGGAAGAGATTTTGCGGATGTTTCGCCACTTAAAGGAATTATTTTTAGTTCTGGTGAACACAAAGTAAAAGTGGAGGTGGATGTTATACCGCTGGTTTAATTTCGATTTTAAAACAGAAATAAACATTCAGTATCCTTTAAATTTTACAACAATTTATCATTTTGTTATAATTTGACCATCAATAGTTTACATAACTTTGTTATCAACAATAGCAAAACATCACATTGGAAACAGCTAATAACAACACCATCAAAAAGCATCCACTATTAACGCCTCGAAAAGCTTCTGTACTCGATTTAGATACAGCAAATGCTTTATTTTCCGAAATTCTACAAACTGGGCTTCCTTTTGGGTATCAGCAAGCTAATTGTCATAACATTTCGCATTATACTCGGGCATTCTTAAAATCAAAAGGGGTTGAATGTGCCAAAATTTGGGCATTTGCACCCATGGTTTATTCTAGTACAAACAGTAAGTTAATTACGCTTACCGACAAAAAAAACATTTCTCCTACTGGAAAAATAGATTGGGGGTATCATGTGGCTCCAGTGCTACAAGTACGAATTGGAAATAAAGTGCGTAAAATGGTTATTGATCCGGGATTATTCCCTAAAGGTATTGTGCGCTATAGAACTTGGCTTGCCAAATTAAGAACCAGAAAACTCATTTATTTAATTATGGATTCTGAATGGTATTTGTATAACTCTTCCATGGTTCCGAATTCGGAATTGCAATACGAGTCGGATGATTTTCAACCCAACATAAAACTACCTGAATGGTTTGCGGATAAACACATTACCGATTTTTTTAGATACGATCAGGATGCTCTAAACCAACATTGGATCGAACAAGGATTAGCAGTAAATGAAACCGCCATCGCTTTCTATGATGCAGAAATCAAGCCTATACTTAATTCCGCTCAATGCGAGGATTTAGTTTATGATTACAAAATGTTAGTGGGGAATGTATTCAATTTCGAAACCGTGATTAGAGACGGAAATTGGAACTATGAAATGACCACTGATTTTCAAATCAAGCATCAAGAAATTATTGCGAAATACCGCCAAATTTACTGGGCTAATCTTGACAAGTGGAAAGAATCTATGGCATTTTTAAACGATGCAACAAATAAAATTTAAAAAAAAAGAGTTTAACATTTATAAAGTTAAACTCTTTCTTTTTTTTATAATTTGCTGATATAACTGCCGTATAAATCCTTGAACTGATATCCTTCGGAAAGGCGGTCTTTGCTCAATTTTTTATATTCTACCAATCCCCAAAGAATAAACTCTTTCATAAAATAGCTGTCTTCTTTTTCTAATTGAGGCTGGTATTTTTTGACCAAAACTTCCAATGGAGCGATGCTGTCTAAAATAGTTTTGTATTCTTCATCCGAACAATCGTCTAATAATTCGAAACCGCTTTCTGCAAAAAACCATTCTAAAGTATCGGTATAAGGTGTTTTTTCGCCTTGCTTTTCCAATTTTTCAATTTTAGGAAAATAACCGGGGAAGAAAGTACGAATCGCATCACCAATTAAGTGTTGCGCTACAATAGCTGCTCCCTCCTGCTCACCTTCGTAAACCAATTCTACTTTTCCTGTAATCGCTGGAATGATTCCCATAAAGTCAGACAATCGTAAAGTCGTTTTATCCACTCCCGATTTCAAGGCACGACGTTCGGCTGTACTTAATAAATTTTCAAAAGCCGTTATGCTCAATCGAGCACTTACACCACTTTTGTTATCGATAAATTCACTTTCTCTGGCTTCAAAACTGATTTGTTCCAATAAATCTCTGGCTAATGAAGGAACGTAAACCAAATCACTTTGAGCAACATCCAATTTAGCTTCCTGCTCTGTAATGGTTCTGGCAATTTTGATCGTTTCCGGATAATGCGTCAGGATTTGGGAACCAATTCTGTCTTTTAAAGGTGTTACAATACTGCCACGATTGGTATAATCTTCTGGATTGGCGGTAAAGATAAATTGCATATCCAAAGGCATTCTTAATTTGAATCCACGAATCTGAATGTCGCCTTCCTGCAAAATATTAAATAATGCCACCTGAATTCTGGCCTGTAAATCGGGTAATTCGTTGATGACGAAAATAGAACGATTCGCTCTTGGTATCATCCCAAAATGAATCACACGATCGTCAGCATACGATAATTTCAAATTGGCCGCTTTTATCGGATCAACATCACCAATTAAATCGGCAACCGTAACATCTGGAGTAGCGAGTTTTTCGAAGAAACGTTCGCTTCGGTGTAACCAGGATATTGGAGTTGCATCTCCTTTTTCGGCAATTAGATCTTTAGCAAAACGTGAAATCGGGTTCAAAGGATCATCATTAATTTCTGAACCGGTCACAAACGGAATGTATTCGTCTAATAGTTCAATCATTTTGCGAGCTAATCTTGTTTTTGCCTGACCGCGAAGTCCCAATAAATTAATATTATGACGCGATAAAATGGCGCGTTCCAATTCTGGAATAACAGTGTTTTCAAAACCGTGAACACCTTCAAAAGTTGGTTGTCCCGATTTTATTTTCTCTCGTAAGTTATGACGTAATTCGTCTTTGATACTTTTAGTTTCGTATCCTGATTTTTTTAATTCGCCTAGTGTGTTTATGTTGTTCATTTGTTCTTTATTGAAATTGAAATTCGTTTAGTAATGCGGTTTGCGTTAGGGATAGAAGCGACATCATTTTGTGAAGCGATAGCGGAACAAAAGATATAGTGGATAGCCCGACCCTTGTGGTAACGCCCAAAATTATTTTATTCTTTTTTTACGATTGGTTTCATAATCTTCGAAAATCATTTCGCCCAAACCTTTTAATCCTGTGTAAAAAGCTTTTCCCTGATTGGCTTCGGTAAAATGATTCACGAATTGCTGTAAATACGGATCATTGGCAATCATAAAAGTGGTTATGGGAATGTGTAATTTTCGGGCTTGCTGTGCCTGATTGTAGCATTTATCGACAATATATTCGTCGAGTCCGTTGCTGTTCATATAATACGTACCGTCTTTTTCCCGAACACAGCTTGGTTTTCCGTCGGTAATCATAAAAATCTGCTTGTTGGTATTTCGTTTTCTGCGGAGTAAATCCATTGCCAATTGCAATCCCGCAACGGTATTCGTGTGATACGGACCAACTTTCAAATACGGTAAATCACGAATGGCAATCGTCCAGGCATCGTTTCCGAAAACCAAAATATCTAGTGTATCTTTGGGATAGCGTGTTGTGATTAATTCAGCCAAAGCCATCGCCACTTTTTTGGCAGGCGTAATTCGGTCTTCGCCGTACAAAATCATACTGTGGCTGATGTCGATCATCAAAACGGTACTCATTTGGGATTTATACTGGGTTTCTTCGACCACCAAATCGTTTTCGGTTAGCATAAAATCGGCTACTCCGTTGTTGATTTGAGCGTTACGTAAACTTTCGGTCAAGGAAATGCGTTCCAATCCGTCGCCGAAATGAAATTCCCGAAATTCTCCCGTATGTTCGTCGCCATTTCCGGCGTGTTTGGTTTTGTGATTTCCGCTTCCGCTACGTTTTAAATTTCCGAAGATATTATCCAGCGCTTGTTGACGAATAGCTCTTTCGGTTTTGGCAGTAATTCCGGTTCCTGTAGTTCCATCGTCTTTAAGTTCGTCGCGGATGTATCCTTTTTTCTTTAAATCTTCGATAAAATCATCAATGGTATAAGCGGAATCCGTGAGTTTGTATTCTTTATCCAATTCCCGTAGCCAATCGATAGCTTCGTCAAAATCGCCCGAAGTATGCGTGATTAACTCCTTAAAAATTGTAAAGAGTTTATCAAACGGAGACTGAAATGGCGCTTCGTACGTCTTGAAATAAAATCCTTTTTTAATGGTATCTTTCATATTTTTTAAAATTACATTATTTTAAAAAGAACAGAAGCCAAACATTTATTAATTTTTAGTTAAAAGGAAATGATTGCAGGTTTTGGTCATTCGAACTTTCCATCTACATAAAACCAACTGCCATTTTCCTGTTTGAAAGTAGAAAACTCATAATGCACTTGGTTTACTTTATTTTTATCCAGAAAATAAGCTTTGAACTCGACTGTGTTTTCTGTTGAAGAAATGATTTCCAGTTTTTGCCATTCATTGGCTGTAGCCCAATTCAAAATTTCTTCTTTCGAATAGTATTTCCTTTCTGAACTATGTGTTGTAGCCAATAAATAATCTGCCTGATGTGTAGCATAAGCAGAATATCTTGATTTCATCAATGCAA from Flavobacterium eburneipallidum includes these protein-coding regions:
- a CDS encoding circularly permuted type 2 ATP-grasp protein, which translates into the protein MIQDISLGLLQTYKEKINSYDEVLDQNGEVKPYWQGLFDTLESIGINELELRNQEIIKKLKENGVTYNVYDSNKESNRAWKLDPIPFLIHESEWKAIEKGLLQRARLLDLILKDFYGEQLLIKNGIIPPELVFDNSGFLLPCFDIRQKHNNQLLNYAVDLARGPDGKMWLLDNRTQAPSGAGYTLENRIVMSKVIPELNKKTYRKRLSPYFTQLQKTVDTLGNNNNENPNVVFLTPGPGNETYFEHVYLSSYLGYTLVQGNDLVVRDGFLWLKSIDRLERVDVIIKRLDDEWCDPLELRRDSLLGIPGLLQVIRLGNVTVVNPPGTSVLENYGLMAFMQNACKFLLNEPLLLNSVATWWCGQTKELNFVLTNLPKLIIKKTNRKQGFRSIYGRLLNQDELENLKNLILNNPKDYVAQEEVSLSTTPAFINGTIEPRYAAIRAFLVATADGYKVMQGGLTRSSAVKDKFEISNQLGGISKDTWIITDAPSEYVERSVERKNSNNQLNNSLTSRNAENLFWLGRLCERTMALRSFLKIILSSLNENVTKHHNKQPEFLVVLLKSLTHLTQTYPGFVGKEAKDGEEFDNEAIFENPLAELLLLINDPTKVGSVVYNIQSLLRTINQVSEKWNHDTRRIINLLEDSLFVLKKTDTANINYVNHALDKLHIRLFSFYGNINETLPRDNGFYLLETGKNIERILSLISVFRSTFNFKKIEEEEALLMEAILENHHLLAQYRNIYKSHLSLKAVINMVFLETNLPYTLAYLLDTLVDYLSKLPKTNEPNRLSIAEKSALEASTIVKLIDAETLVQIDEDTQFRPQLDETLSKVFELICNVSTNLASLYFNHSVMQHSVLDTLENRDTDEI
- a CDS encoding transglutaminase family protein: MKYKLKHKTLYTYVNEVHNYQSILCLQPQNSAKQICTNFKLEIEPKPSKIYSRTDFFGNIQHYFSLHESHKSLKVIVSSEVEVLNNVVLPLNPITCEEAREKFKTDLALKIEVLQYLLPSQFITWDEDIEAFAKTCLLPEASLFEAILDLIKKIYTEFQFKSGSTNVNTPLKTVLKERKGVCQDFSHLAIASLRSVGIPAKYVSGYIETLPPKGKPKLEGSDASHAWISVYIPEMGWCEFDPTNNMIPQQRHIVTAYGRDFADVSPLKGIIFSSGEHKVKVEVDVIPLV
- a CDS encoding protein-glutamine glutaminase family protein; the protein is METANNNTIKKHPLLTPRKASVLDLDTANALFSEILQTGLPFGYQQANCHNISHYTRAFLKSKGVECAKIWAFAPMVYSSTNSKLITLTDKKNISPTGKIDWGYHVAPVLQVRIGNKVRKMVIDPGLFPKGIVRYRTWLAKLRTRKLIYLIMDSEWYLYNSSMVPNSELQYESDDFQPNIKLPEWFADKHITDFFRYDQDALNQHWIEQGLAVNETAIAFYDAEIKPILNSAQCEDLVYDYKMLVGNVFNFETVIRDGNWNYEMTTDFQIKHQEIIAKYRQIYWANLDKWKESMAFLNDATNKI
- a CDS encoding AAA family ATPase, producing MNNINTLGELKKSGYETKSIKDELRHNLREKIKSGQPTFEGVHGFENTVIPELERAILSRHNINLLGLRGQAKTRLARKMIELLDEYIPFVTGSEINDDPLNPISRFAKDLIAEKGDATPISWLHRSERFFEKLATPDVTVADLIGDVDPIKAANLKLSYADDRVIHFGMIPRANRSIFVINELPDLQARIQVALFNILQEGDIQIRGFKLRMPLDMQFIFTANPEDYTNRGSIVTPLKDRIGSQILTHYPETIKIARTITEQEAKLDVAQSDLVYVPSLARDLLEQISFEARESEFIDNKSGVSARLSITAFENLLSTAERRALKSGVDKTTLRLSDFMGIIPAITGKVELVYEGEQEGAAIVAQHLIGDAIRTFFPGYFPKIEKLEKQGEKTPYTDTLEWFFAESGFELLDDCSDEEYKTILDSIAPLEVLVKKYQPQLEKEDSYFMKEFILWGLVEYKKLSKDRLSEGYQFKDLYGSYISKL
- a CDS encoding vWA domain-containing protein; amino-acid sequence: MKDTIKKGFYFKTYEAPFQSPFDKLFTIFKELITHTSGDFDEAIDWLRELDKEYKLTDSAYTIDDFIEDLKKKGYIRDELKDDGTTGTGITAKTERAIRQQALDNIFGNLKRSGSGNHKTKHAGNGDEHTGEFREFHFGDGLERISLTESLRNAQINNGVADFMLTENDLVVEETQYKSQMSTVLMIDISHSMILYGEDRITPAKKVAMALAELITTRYPKDTLDILVFGNDAWTIAIRDLPYLKVGPYHTNTVAGLQLAMDLLRRKRNTNKQIFMITDGKPSCVREKDGTYYMNSNGLDEYIVDKCYNQAQQARKLHIPITTFMIANDPYLQQFVNHFTEANQGKAFYTGLKGLGEMIFEDYETNRKKRIK
- a CDS encoding YchJ family protein, which encodes MEKAPTAFALMKSRYSAYATHQADYLLATTHSSERKYYSKEEILNWATANEWQKLEIISSTENTVEFKAYFLDKNKVNQVHYEFSTFKQENGSWFYVDGKFE